A window of Bos taurus isolate L1 Dominette 01449 registration number 42190680 breed Hereford chromosome 19, ARS-UCD2.0, whole genome shotgun sequence contains these coding sequences:
- the UNC13D gene encoding protein unc-13 homolog D isoform X2, protein MDPSHGRPGDKEGGPGAGPPGGLPQEQIEPSSHHLSPEERALLYEEALYTVLYRLGQPEPNHVGESSELLRYLQEAFRMEPEEHQQMLKRVQQLEKPVFCLKATVKQAKGILGKDVSGFSDPYCLLGIEQGMTVSGGSPGLRRRQKAVVRHTIPEEQTHRTQVITQTLNPVWDETFILEFEDISNASFHLDMWDMDTVESVRQKLGELTDLHGLRRMFKEARKDKGQDDFLGNVVLRLQDLRCREDHWYPLEPCTDTYPDRGQCHLQFQFIHKRRATKASRSQPSYTVHLHLLQQLVSHEVTQHQAGSTSWDGSLSSQAATILFLHATQKDLSDFHRSLAQWLAYSRLYQSLEFPSSCLLFPITSIEYQWIQGRLKAEQLEELATSFSSLLAYGLSLIRRFRSVFPLSVPDSPARLQSLLRVLVQMCKMKAFGELCPNSDPLPSLVSEALRAGTVGWFHLKQQHHQPMVQGLLEMGKALLSLVQDIIGDLHQCQRTWNKIFHNVLKIDLFSMAFLELQWLVAKRVQDHIGAVGGSVTLEVGESLFQLYVSLKELYQLGPLPSERDGVLALEGFHRWFRPAIPSWLQKTYSVALARVQRAVQMDQLVPLGELTKHSTSAVDLSTCFAQISHTAQQLDWPDPEEAFMITVKFVEDTCRLALVYCSLIKARARELSAGQKDQGQAANMLCVVVNDMEQLRLVIGKLPTQLAWEALEQRVGPVLEQEQLQNTLHAQLQGALAGLGHEIRTGVRTLAEQLEAGIAKHIQKLVGIRESVLPEDAILPLMKFLEVELCYMNTNLVQENFSSLLSLLWTHTLTVLAEVAASQRSCPRACSRLKFALQNLEVCFYAEGCGLPPEALHTATFQALQRDLELQAASSRELIHKYFCSRLQQQAATTSEELGAVTVKASYRPSEQKLRVELLSASNLLPLDSNGSSDPFVQLTLEPRHEFPELAPRETQKHKKDLHPLFDETFEFLVPAEPCQKDGACLLLSVLDHDTLGTDDLEGEAFLPLCSVPGLTGMEEPGEVPQTRLPLTYPAPNGDPILQLLESRKGDREAQAFVRLRRQRAKKASQHGPRPGR, encoded by the exons ATGGACCCGAGCCATGGCAGGCCAGGGGACAAGGAAGGTGGCCCAGGGGCTGGACCCCCAGGAGGCCTGCCGCAGGAACAG ATCGAGCCTTCATCCCACCActtgtctcctgaggag CGGGCCCTGCTCTACGAGGAAGCTCTCTACACCGTCCTGTACCGGCTGGGGCAGCCAGAGCCCAACCATGTGGGGGAGTCCTCCGAGCTGCTGCGGTACCTGCAGGAG GCCTTTCGCATGGAGCCCGAGGAGCATCAGCAGATGTTAAAGAGGGTCCAGCAGCTCGAG AAACCAGTCTTCTGTCTGAAGGCAACAGTGAAACAAGCCAAGGGTATCCTGGGCAAGGATGTCAGCG ggttCAGTGACCCCTACTGCCTGCTGGGCATCGAGCAGGGGATGACGGTGTCCGGGGGCAGCCCAGGGCTCCGGCGCCGGCAGAAGGCCGTGGTGAGGCACACCATCCCCGAGGAGCAGACCCACCGCACCCAGGTCATCACCCAGACACTCAACCCCGTGTGGGACGAGACCTTCATCCT AGAGTTTGAAGACATAAGCAACGCCAGCTTTCATCTGGACATGTG GGACATGGACACCGTGGAGTCCGTCAGACAGAAGCTCGGGGAGCTCACAGACCTGCATGGGCTGCGAAG GATGTTTAAGGAGGCCCGGAAGGACAAAGGCCAGGATGACTTCCTGGGGAATGTGGTTCTCAGACTACAG GATCTGCGCTGCCGGGAGGATCACTGGTACCCCCTGGAGCCCTGCACAGACACCTACCCAGACCGTGGTCAGTGTCACCTCCAGTTCCAGTTTATCCACAAGCGG AGAGCCACCAAGGCCAGCCGCTCCCAGCCCAGCTACACGGTACACCTCCACCTCCTGCAGCAGCTGGTGTCCCACGAGGTCACCCAGCACCAG GCCGGCAGCACCTCCTGGGACGGGTCATTGAGCTCCCAGGCGGCTACCATCCTCTTCCTCCATGCCACGCAGAAGGACCTGTCGGACTTCCACCGGTCCCTGGC GCAGTGGCTGGCCTACAGCCGTCTCTACCAGAGCTTGGAGTTCCCTAGCAGCTGCCTCCTGTTCCCCATCACCAGCATCGAGTACCAGTGGATCCAGGGCCGGCTCAAGGCGGAGCAG CTGGAGGAGCTGGCCACCTCGTTCAGCTCCCTGCTGGCCTATGGCCTCTCCCTCATCCGGAGGTTCCGGTCTGTCTTCCCCCTCTCGGTGCCTGACTCCCCAGCCCGGCTGCAGTCCCTCCTCAG GGTCCTGGTACAGATGTGCAAGATGAAGGCCTTTGGGGAACTGTGCCCAAACAGCGACCCCCTGCCCAGCCTGGTGTCCGAGGCGCTGCGG GCTGGCACCGTGGGATGGTTCCACCTGAAGCAGCAGCACCATCAGCCCATGGTGCAG GGGCTGCTGGAGATGGGCAAGGCCTTACTGAGCCTGGTACAGGACATCATTGGCGACCTGCACCAGTGCCAGCGCACGTGGAACAAGATCTTCCACAA CGTGCTCAAGATCGACCTCTTCTCCATGGCTTTCCTGGAGTTGCAGTGGCTG GTGGCCAAGCGGGTGCAAGACCACATCGGGGCGGTGGGCGGCTCGGTGACCCTGGAGGTAGGCGAGAGCCTGTTCCAGCTCTACGTCAGCCTCAAGGAGCTCTACCAGCTGGGCCCGCTCCCCTCGGAGAG GGATGGCGTCCTGGCCCTGGAAGGCTTCCACCGCTGGTTCCGGCCGGCCATCCCGTCCTGGCTGCAGAAAACCTATAGTGTAGCCCTGGCGCGCGTGCAGCGCGCGGTACAGATGGACCAG CTGGTGCCCCTGGGGGAGCTGACCAAGCATAGCACGTCCGCTGTGGATCTGTCCACCTGCTTCGCCCAGATCAGCCACACCGCCCAGCAGCTGGACTGGCCTGACCCAGAGGAGGCCTTCATGATCACTGTCAAGTTTGTGGAG GATACCTGTCGGCTGGCCCTGGTGTACTGCAGCCTTATAAAGGCCCGTGCCCGGGAGCtgtctgcaggccagaaggaccAAGGCCAGGCGGCTAACATG CTGTGCGTGGTGGTGAATGACATGGAGCAGCTGAGGCTGGTGATCGGCAAGCTGCCCACCCAGCTGGCATGGGAAGCGCTGGAGCAGCGGGTGGGGCCTGTGCTGGAGCAGGAGCAGCTGCAGAACACACTGCATGCCCAGCTGCAGGGCGCCCTGGCTGGGCTGGGCCATGAGATCCGCACAGGCGTCCGCACCTTGGCCGAGCAG CTGGAGGCGGGCATTGCCAAGCACATCCAGAAACTCGTGGGCATCAGGGAGTCCGTCCTGCCTGAAGAC GCCATTCTGCCCCTGATGAAGTTCCTGGAGGTGGAGCTCTGCTACATGAACACCAACTTGGTGCAGGAGAACTTCAGCAG CCTCCTGAGTCTGCTCTGGACACACACGCTCACGGTGCTGGCGGAGGTGGCTGCCTCCCAGCGGAGCTGCCCCCGGGCCTGTAGCAGGCTGAAGTTTGCACTACAG AACCTGGAGGTCTGCTTCTACGCAGAGGGATGTGGCCTGCCGCCCGAGGCCCTGCACACCGCCACTTTTCAG GCTCTGCAGAGGGACCTGGAGCTGCAGGCGGCCTCCAGTCGGGAGCTCATCCACAAGTACTTCTGCAGCCGCCTCCAGCAGCAG GCTGCAACCACCTCCGAGGAGCTCGGGGCCGTCACCGTCAAGGCCTCCTACCGCCCCTCCGAGCAGAAGCTGCGTGTGGAGCTGCTCAGCGCCTCCAACCTGCTGCCCCTGGACTCCAATG GCTCCAGCGACCCTTTTGTCCAGCTGACCTTGGAACCCAGGCATGAGTTCCCTGAGCTGGCCCCCCGGGAGACCCAAAAGCACAAGAAGGACCTTCACCCACTGTTTGATGAGACCTTTGAATT CCTGGTGCCTGCTGAGCCGTGCCAGAAGGACGGGGCGTGCCTCCTGCTCTCCGTGCTGGACCACGACACCCTGGGGACCGATGACCTGGAGGGGGAGGCCTTCCTGCCGCTGTGCTCCGTGCCTGGCCTgacagggatggaggagcctggcgaagTGCCTCAGACCCGCCTGCCCCTCACCTACCCTGCACCCAACG GGGATCCGATCCTGCAGCTGCTGGAGAGCCGGAAGGGTGACCGCGAGGCTCAGGCGTTTGTGCGGCTGCGGCGGCAGCGGGCCAAGAAGGCCTCCCAGCACGGCCCGCGGCCGGGACGGTAG
- the UNC13D gene encoding protein unc-13 homolog D isoform X3, producing the protein MAMLFSRPQRRPPLMRQAIKIRRRGVRDLQDTRPPRAQEIEPSSHHLSPEERALLYEEALYTVLYRLGQPEPNHVGESSELLRYLQEAFRMEPEEHQQMLKRVQQLEKPVFCLKATVKQAKGILGKDVSGFSDPYCLLGIEQGMTVSGGSPGLRRRQKAVVRHTIPEEQTHRTQVITQTLNPVWDETFILEFEDISNASFHLDMWDMDTVESVRQKLGELTDLHGLRRMFKEARKDKGQDDFLGNVVLRLQDLRCREDHWYPLEPCTDTYPDRGQCHLQFQFIHKRRATKASRSQPSYTVHLHLLQQLVSHEVTQHQAGSTSWDGSLSSQAATILFLHATQKDLSDFHRSLAQWLAYSRLYQSLEFPSSCLLFPITSIEYQWIQGRLKAEQLEELATSFSSLLAYGLSLIRRFRSVFPLSVPDSPARLQSLLRVLVQMCKMKAFGELCPNSDPLPSLVSEALRAGTVGWFHLKQQHHQPMVQGLLEMGKALLSLVQDIIGDLHQCQRTWNKIFHNVLKIDLFSMAFLELQWLVAKRVQDHIGAVGGSVTLEVGESLFQLYVSLKELYQLGPLPSERDGVLALEGFHRWFRPAIPSWLQKTYSVALARVQRAVQMDQLVPLGELTKHSTSAVDLSTCFAQISHTAQQLDWPDPEEAFMITVKFVEDTCRLALVYCSLIKARARELSAGQKDQGQAANMLCVVVNDMEQLRLVIGKLPTQLAWEALEQRVGPVLEQEQLQNTLHAQLQGALAGLGHEIRTGVRTLAEQLEAGIAKHIQKLVGIRESVLPEDAILPLMKFLEVELCYMNTNLVQENFSSLLSLLWTHTLTVLAEVAASQRSCPRACSRLKFALQNLEVCFYAEGCGLPPEALHTATFQALQRDLELQAASSRELIHKYFCSRLQQQAATTSEELGAVTVKASYRPSEQKLRVELLSASNLLPLDSNAWCLLSRARRTGRASCSPCWTTTPWGPMTWRGRPSCRCAPCLA; encoded by the exons ATCGAGCCTTCATCCCACCActtgtctcctgaggag CGGGCCCTGCTCTACGAGGAAGCTCTCTACACCGTCCTGTACCGGCTGGGGCAGCCAGAGCCCAACCATGTGGGGGAGTCCTCCGAGCTGCTGCGGTACCTGCAGGAG GCCTTTCGCATGGAGCCCGAGGAGCATCAGCAGATGTTAAAGAGGGTCCAGCAGCTCGAG AAACCAGTCTTCTGTCTGAAGGCAACAGTGAAACAAGCCAAGGGTATCCTGGGCAAGGATGTCAGCG ggttCAGTGACCCCTACTGCCTGCTGGGCATCGAGCAGGGGATGACGGTGTCCGGGGGCAGCCCAGGGCTCCGGCGCCGGCAGAAGGCCGTGGTGAGGCACACCATCCCCGAGGAGCAGACCCACCGCACCCAGGTCATCACCCAGACACTCAACCCCGTGTGGGACGAGACCTTCATCCT AGAGTTTGAAGACATAAGCAACGCCAGCTTTCATCTGGACATGTG GGACATGGACACCGTGGAGTCCGTCAGACAGAAGCTCGGGGAGCTCACAGACCTGCATGGGCTGCGAAG GATGTTTAAGGAGGCCCGGAAGGACAAAGGCCAGGATGACTTCCTGGGGAATGTGGTTCTCAGACTACAG GATCTGCGCTGCCGGGAGGATCACTGGTACCCCCTGGAGCCCTGCACAGACACCTACCCAGACCGTGGTCAGTGTCACCTCCAGTTCCAGTTTATCCACAAGCGG AGAGCCACCAAGGCCAGCCGCTCCCAGCCCAGCTACACGGTACACCTCCACCTCCTGCAGCAGCTGGTGTCCCACGAGGTCACCCAGCACCAG GCCGGCAGCACCTCCTGGGACGGGTCATTGAGCTCCCAGGCGGCTACCATCCTCTTCCTCCATGCCACGCAGAAGGACCTGTCGGACTTCCACCGGTCCCTGGC GCAGTGGCTGGCCTACAGCCGTCTCTACCAGAGCTTGGAGTTCCCTAGCAGCTGCCTCCTGTTCCCCATCACCAGCATCGAGTACCAGTGGATCCAGGGCCGGCTCAAGGCGGAGCAG CTGGAGGAGCTGGCCACCTCGTTCAGCTCCCTGCTGGCCTATGGCCTCTCCCTCATCCGGAGGTTCCGGTCTGTCTTCCCCCTCTCGGTGCCTGACTCCCCAGCCCGGCTGCAGTCCCTCCTCAG GGTCCTGGTACAGATGTGCAAGATGAAGGCCTTTGGGGAACTGTGCCCAAACAGCGACCCCCTGCCCAGCCTGGTGTCCGAGGCGCTGCGG GCTGGCACCGTGGGATGGTTCCACCTGAAGCAGCAGCACCATCAGCCCATGGTGCAG GGGCTGCTGGAGATGGGCAAGGCCTTACTGAGCCTGGTACAGGACATCATTGGCGACCTGCACCAGTGCCAGCGCACGTGGAACAAGATCTTCCACAA CGTGCTCAAGATCGACCTCTTCTCCATGGCTTTCCTGGAGTTGCAGTGGCTG GTGGCCAAGCGGGTGCAAGACCACATCGGGGCGGTGGGCGGCTCGGTGACCCTGGAGGTAGGCGAGAGCCTGTTCCAGCTCTACGTCAGCCTCAAGGAGCTCTACCAGCTGGGCCCGCTCCCCTCGGAGAG GGATGGCGTCCTGGCCCTGGAAGGCTTCCACCGCTGGTTCCGGCCGGCCATCCCGTCCTGGCTGCAGAAAACCTATAGTGTAGCCCTGGCGCGCGTGCAGCGCGCGGTACAGATGGACCAG CTGGTGCCCCTGGGGGAGCTGACCAAGCATAGCACGTCCGCTGTGGATCTGTCCACCTGCTTCGCCCAGATCAGCCACACCGCCCAGCAGCTGGACTGGCCTGACCCAGAGGAGGCCTTCATGATCACTGTCAAGTTTGTGGAG GATACCTGTCGGCTGGCCCTGGTGTACTGCAGCCTTATAAAGGCCCGTGCCCGGGAGCtgtctgcaggccagaaggaccAAGGCCAGGCGGCTAACATG CTGTGCGTGGTGGTGAATGACATGGAGCAGCTGAGGCTGGTGATCGGCAAGCTGCCCACCCAGCTGGCATGGGAAGCGCTGGAGCAGCGGGTGGGGCCTGTGCTGGAGCAGGAGCAGCTGCAGAACACACTGCATGCCCAGCTGCAGGGCGCCCTGGCTGGGCTGGGCCATGAGATCCGCACAGGCGTCCGCACCTTGGCCGAGCAG CTGGAGGCGGGCATTGCCAAGCACATCCAGAAACTCGTGGGCATCAGGGAGTCCGTCCTGCCTGAAGAC GCCATTCTGCCCCTGATGAAGTTCCTGGAGGTGGAGCTCTGCTACATGAACACCAACTTGGTGCAGGAGAACTTCAGCAG CCTCCTGAGTCTGCTCTGGACACACACGCTCACGGTGCTGGCGGAGGTGGCTGCCTCCCAGCGGAGCTGCCCCCGGGCCTGTAGCAGGCTGAAGTTTGCACTACAG AACCTGGAGGTCTGCTTCTACGCAGAGGGATGTGGCCTGCCGCCCGAGGCCCTGCACACCGCCACTTTTCAG GCTCTGCAGAGGGACCTGGAGCTGCAGGCGGCCTCCAGTCGGGAGCTCATCCACAAGTACTTCTGCAGCCGCCTCCAGCAGCAG GCTGCAACCACCTCCGAGGAGCTCGGGGCCGTCACCGTCAAGGCCTCCTACCGCCCCTCCGAGCAGAAGCTGCGTGTGGAGCTGCTCAGCGCCTCCAACCTGCTGCCCCTGGACTCCAATG CCTGGTGCCTGCTGAGCCGTGCCAGAAGGACGGGGCGTGCCTCCTGCTCTCCGTGCTGGACCACGACACCCTGGGGACCGATGACCTGGAGGGGGAGGCCTTCCTGCCGCTGTGCTCCGTGCCTGGCCTga
- the UNC13D gene encoding protein unc-13 homolog D isoform X1 — MAMLFSRPQRRPPLMRQAIKIRRRGVRDLQDTRPPRAQEIEPSSHHLSPEERALLYEEALYTVLYRLGQPEPNHVGESSELLRYLQEAFRMEPEEHQQMLKRVQQLEKPVFCLKATVKQAKGILGKDVSGFSDPYCLLGIEQGMTVSGGSPGLRRRQKAVVRHTIPEEQTHRTQVITQTLNPVWDETFILEFEDISNASFHLDMWDMDTVESVRQKLGELTDLHGLRRMFKEARKDKGQDDFLGNVVLRLQDLRCREDHWYPLEPCTDTYPDRGQCHLQFQFIHKRRATKASRSQPSYTVHLHLLQQLVSHEVTQHQAGSTSWDGSLSSQAATILFLHATQKDLSDFHRSLAQWLAYSRLYQSLEFPSSCLLFPITSIEYQWIQGRLKAEQLEELATSFSSLLAYGLSLIRRFRSVFPLSVPDSPARLQSLLRVLVQMCKMKAFGELCPNSDPLPSLVSEALRAGTVGWFHLKQQHHQPMVQGLLEMGKALLSLVQDIIGDLHQCQRTWNKIFHNVLKIDLFSMAFLELQWLVAKRVQDHIGAVGGSVTLEVGESLFQLYVSLKELYQLGPLPSERDGVLALEGFHRWFRPAIPSWLQKTYSVALARVQRAVQMDQLVPLGELTKHSTSAVDLSTCFAQISHTAQQLDWPDPEEAFMITVKFVEDTCRLALVYCSLIKARARELSAGQKDQGQAANMLCVVVNDMEQLRLVIGKLPTQLAWEALEQRVGPVLEQEQLQNTLHAQLQGALAGLGHEIRTGVRTLAEQLEAGIAKHIQKLVGIRESVLPEDAILPLMKFLEVELCYMNTNLVQENFSSLLSLLWTHTLTVLAEVAASQRSCPRACSRLKFALQNLEVCFYAEGCGLPPEALHTATFQALQRDLELQAASSRELIHKYFCSRLQQQAATTSEELGAVTVKASYRPSEQKLRVELLSASNLLPLDSNGSSDPFVQLTLEPRHEFPELAPRETQKHKKDLHPLFDETFEFLVPAEPCQKDGACLLLSVLDHDTLGTDDLEGEAFLPLCSVPGLTGMEEPGEVPQTRLPLTYPAPNGDPILQLLESRKGDREAQAFVRLRRQRAKKASQHGPRPGR, encoded by the exons ATCGAGCCTTCATCCCACCActtgtctcctgaggag CGGGCCCTGCTCTACGAGGAAGCTCTCTACACCGTCCTGTACCGGCTGGGGCAGCCAGAGCCCAACCATGTGGGGGAGTCCTCCGAGCTGCTGCGGTACCTGCAGGAG GCCTTTCGCATGGAGCCCGAGGAGCATCAGCAGATGTTAAAGAGGGTCCAGCAGCTCGAG AAACCAGTCTTCTGTCTGAAGGCAACAGTGAAACAAGCCAAGGGTATCCTGGGCAAGGATGTCAGCG ggttCAGTGACCCCTACTGCCTGCTGGGCATCGAGCAGGGGATGACGGTGTCCGGGGGCAGCCCAGGGCTCCGGCGCCGGCAGAAGGCCGTGGTGAGGCACACCATCCCCGAGGAGCAGACCCACCGCACCCAGGTCATCACCCAGACACTCAACCCCGTGTGGGACGAGACCTTCATCCT AGAGTTTGAAGACATAAGCAACGCCAGCTTTCATCTGGACATGTG GGACATGGACACCGTGGAGTCCGTCAGACAGAAGCTCGGGGAGCTCACAGACCTGCATGGGCTGCGAAG GATGTTTAAGGAGGCCCGGAAGGACAAAGGCCAGGATGACTTCCTGGGGAATGTGGTTCTCAGACTACAG GATCTGCGCTGCCGGGAGGATCACTGGTACCCCCTGGAGCCCTGCACAGACACCTACCCAGACCGTGGTCAGTGTCACCTCCAGTTCCAGTTTATCCACAAGCGG AGAGCCACCAAGGCCAGCCGCTCCCAGCCCAGCTACACGGTACACCTCCACCTCCTGCAGCAGCTGGTGTCCCACGAGGTCACCCAGCACCAG GCCGGCAGCACCTCCTGGGACGGGTCATTGAGCTCCCAGGCGGCTACCATCCTCTTCCTCCATGCCACGCAGAAGGACCTGTCGGACTTCCACCGGTCCCTGGC GCAGTGGCTGGCCTACAGCCGTCTCTACCAGAGCTTGGAGTTCCCTAGCAGCTGCCTCCTGTTCCCCATCACCAGCATCGAGTACCAGTGGATCCAGGGCCGGCTCAAGGCGGAGCAG CTGGAGGAGCTGGCCACCTCGTTCAGCTCCCTGCTGGCCTATGGCCTCTCCCTCATCCGGAGGTTCCGGTCTGTCTTCCCCCTCTCGGTGCCTGACTCCCCAGCCCGGCTGCAGTCCCTCCTCAG GGTCCTGGTACAGATGTGCAAGATGAAGGCCTTTGGGGAACTGTGCCCAAACAGCGACCCCCTGCCCAGCCTGGTGTCCGAGGCGCTGCGG GCTGGCACCGTGGGATGGTTCCACCTGAAGCAGCAGCACCATCAGCCCATGGTGCAG GGGCTGCTGGAGATGGGCAAGGCCTTACTGAGCCTGGTACAGGACATCATTGGCGACCTGCACCAGTGCCAGCGCACGTGGAACAAGATCTTCCACAA CGTGCTCAAGATCGACCTCTTCTCCATGGCTTTCCTGGAGTTGCAGTGGCTG GTGGCCAAGCGGGTGCAAGACCACATCGGGGCGGTGGGCGGCTCGGTGACCCTGGAGGTAGGCGAGAGCCTGTTCCAGCTCTACGTCAGCCTCAAGGAGCTCTACCAGCTGGGCCCGCTCCCCTCGGAGAG GGATGGCGTCCTGGCCCTGGAAGGCTTCCACCGCTGGTTCCGGCCGGCCATCCCGTCCTGGCTGCAGAAAACCTATAGTGTAGCCCTGGCGCGCGTGCAGCGCGCGGTACAGATGGACCAG CTGGTGCCCCTGGGGGAGCTGACCAAGCATAGCACGTCCGCTGTGGATCTGTCCACCTGCTTCGCCCAGATCAGCCACACCGCCCAGCAGCTGGACTGGCCTGACCCAGAGGAGGCCTTCATGATCACTGTCAAGTTTGTGGAG GATACCTGTCGGCTGGCCCTGGTGTACTGCAGCCTTATAAAGGCCCGTGCCCGGGAGCtgtctgcaggccagaaggaccAAGGCCAGGCGGCTAACATG CTGTGCGTGGTGGTGAATGACATGGAGCAGCTGAGGCTGGTGATCGGCAAGCTGCCCACCCAGCTGGCATGGGAAGCGCTGGAGCAGCGGGTGGGGCCTGTGCTGGAGCAGGAGCAGCTGCAGAACACACTGCATGCCCAGCTGCAGGGCGCCCTGGCTGGGCTGGGCCATGAGATCCGCACAGGCGTCCGCACCTTGGCCGAGCAG CTGGAGGCGGGCATTGCCAAGCACATCCAGAAACTCGTGGGCATCAGGGAGTCCGTCCTGCCTGAAGAC GCCATTCTGCCCCTGATGAAGTTCCTGGAGGTGGAGCTCTGCTACATGAACACCAACTTGGTGCAGGAGAACTTCAGCAG CCTCCTGAGTCTGCTCTGGACACACACGCTCACGGTGCTGGCGGAGGTGGCTGCCTCCCAGCGGAGCTGCCCCCGGGCCTGTAGCAGGCTGAAGTTTGCACTACAG AACCTGGAGGTCTGCTTCTACGCAGAGGGATGTGGCCTGCCGCCCGAGGCCCTGCACACCGCCACTTTTCAG GCTCTGCAGAGGGACCTGGAGCTGCAGGCGGCCTCCAGTCGGGAGCTCATCCACAAGTACTTCTGCAGCCGCCTCCAGCAGCAG GCTGCAACCACCTCCGAGGAGCTCGGGGCCGTCACCGTCAAGGCCTCCTACCGCCCCTCCGAGCAGAAGCTGCGTGTGGAGCTGCTCAGCGCCTCCAACCTGCTGCCCCTGGACTCCAATG GCTCCAGCGACCCTTTTGTCCAGCTGACCTTGGAACCCAGGCATGAGTTCCCTGAGCTGGCCCCCCGGGAGACCCAAAAGCACAAGAAGGACCTTCACCCACTGTTTGATGAGACCTTTGAATT CCTGGTGCCTGCTGAGCCGTGCCAGAAGGACGGGGCGTGCCTCCTGCTCTCCGTGCTGGACCACGACACCCTGGGGACCGATGACCTGGAGGGGGAGGCCTTCCTGCCGCTGTGCTCCGTGCCTGGCCTgacagggatggaggagcctggcgaagTGCCTCAGACCCGCCTGCCCCTCACCTACCCTGCACCCAACG GGGATCCGATCCTGCAGCTGCTGGAGAGCCGGAAGGGTGACCGCGAGGCTCAGGCGTTTGTGCGGCTGCGGCGGCAGCGGGCCAAGAAGGCCTCCCAGCACGGCCCGCGGCCGGGACGGTAG